A stretch of the Symmachiella macrocystis genome encodes the following:
- the atpD gene encoding F0F1 ATP synthase subunit beta has translation MSTTEAQTDEKTAAGVGHVTQIIGSTFDAEFPEDQLPEIYNALNVDTEIKGIRIKVTGEVQQHLGGGRVRCVALGSTDGMVRGMEAIDTGSAVTVPVGKATLGRVFNLLGEPIDGRGEVEHEDRWPIHRHAPKLEDLSAKTELFETGIKVIDLLTPFVRGGKAGLFGGAGLGKTVILTELIARIASEHGGYSVFAGVGERTREGNDLWLEMQETKIGQTERSVIEQTCMVFGQMNEPPGARLRVALSALTMAEWFRDTTGTDTLLFVDNIFRFSQAGSEVSALLGRMPSAVGYQPTLGTELGELQERITSTKRGAITSVQAVYVPADDPTDPAPATAFSHLDAFIYLERRISEKGIYPAVDPLASSSRILDPQYVGDRHYTVARRVQTILQRYRELQDIIAILGVDELSEEDKLVVARARRIERFLSQPFLVAEVFTGKAGKITPLQETIESFEEICDGKWDHLPEQAFMYVGGVKEAEEQAKRMAEES, from the coding sequence ATGTCAACCACCGAAGCCCAGACCGATGAAAAAACCGCCGCTGGCGTCGGGCACGTCACGCAAATCATTGGGTCCACCTTTGATGCGGAATTCCCCGAAGACCAACTCCCCGAAATTTACAATGCTTTGAACGTCGACACCGAAATCAAAGGTATCCGTATCAAAGTCACCGGAGAAGTCCAACAGCATCTCGGCGGCGGACGGGTTCGCTGCGTTGCATTGGGTTCCACCGACGGCATGGTCCGCGGCATGGAAGCGATCGACACCGGTTCAGCCGTAACTGTTCCTGTCGGTAAAGCCACCTTGGGACGCGTCTTTAATCTGCTAGGCGAACCGATTGACGGCCGCGGCGAAGTCGAACACGAAGACCGCTGGCCCATCCACCGCCACGCTCCCAAGCTGGAAGACCTGAGTGCCAAAACCGAACTTTTCGAAACCGGTATTAAGGTGATCGACCTGCTGACTCCGTTTGTGCGGGGTGGTAAAGCGGGTCTGTTCGGTGGAGCCGGATTGGGCAAAACGGTGATCCTCACCGAATTGATTGCTCGGATCGCCAGCGAGCATGGTGGATACTCGGTGTTCGCCGGAGTGGGTGAGCGGACCCGCGAAGGGAACGACCTGTGGTTGGAAATGCAGGAAACCAAAATCGGGCAAACCGAACGGTCCGTTATCGAACAAACCTGTATGGTCTTCGGCCAAATGAACGAGCCCCCCGGTGCCCGTTTGCGAGTCGCCCTGTCGGCTTTGACTATGGCCGAATGGTTCCGTGACACAACCGGAACCGACACCCTGTTGTTTGTCGACAACATCTTCCGCTTCTCCCAAGCCGGTTCGGAAGTCTCAGCCTTGCTGGGTCGGATGCCCTCAGCTGTGGGTTACCAACCAACGCTGGGTACCGAATTGGGTGAACTGCAAGAACGGATTACCTCCACCAAACGGGGCGCTATTACCAGTGTGCAAGCGGTCTATGTCCCGGCGGATGACCCGACTGACCCTGCCCCGGCAACCGCGTTCTCTCACTTGGACGCCTTTATCTACCTGGAACGACGGATCTCGGAAAAAGGGATTTACCCGGCGGTCGACCCGCTGGCCTCCTCCAGCCGGATTTTGGATCCGCAATATGTCGGCGATCGTCATTACACCGTCGCACGCCGCGTCCAAACCATCCTCCAACGCTATCGCGAACTGCAGGACATCATCGCCATTTTGGGTGTTGACGAATTGAGCGAAGAAGACAAACTTGTCGTGGCCCGTGCCCGACGGATCGAACGCTTCCTGTCGCAGCCGTTCCTCGTGGCTGAGGTCTTCACCGGCAAAGCGGGTAAAATTACTCCGCTGCAAGAAACGATCGAAAGCTTCGAAGAAATCTGCGACGGCAAATGGGATCACCTCCCCGAACAAGCCTTCATGTATGTCGGCGGCGTCAAAGAAGCAGAAGAACAAGCCAAACGCATGGCCGAAGAATCCTAA
- the atpA gene encoding F0F1 ATP synthase subunit alpha has protein sequence MKFKADEIASVLQKEIEDFRGQIETSEVGRVLEVGDGIARVYGLSNAMAGEMVEFPGGVRGQVFNLEENSVGVIILGDYLKISEGDEVRSTGALLSVPVGDAVIGRVIDPLGNPLDGKGPIVATESRPVEHLAAGVAGRQPVKQPLQTGIKAIDAMTPIGRGQRQLIIGDRKTGKTAVALDTIINQKGGDVICVYVACGQRAASITGVVEALEAAGAMDYSIVISATASDPAPLQYIAPYAGAAIAEHFMMQGKHTLVVYDDLSKQAQAYRQLSLLMRRPPGREAYPGDVFYCHSRLLERAVKLSDELGGGSMTALPIIETLEGEVSAYIPTNVISITDGQIYLEPDLFFAGVRPAINVGISVSRVGGNAQTKAMKKVSGGLRLDLAAFRELEAFAQLGTELDKATQAQLDRGYRMVELLKQPQFRPLAVPDQVMSIYAGTKGYFDQVPVNDVLAAEVEMHQFMAEQKSEIRDKIAETGALDSETEEALKSALEEFKVQYAAGKSSAPEAVTA, from the coding sequence ATGAAATTCAAAGCGGACGAGATCGCTTCAGTACTCCAGAAGGAAATTGAAGACTTCCGCGGCCAAATCGAGACCAGTGAGGTCGGCCGCGTGTTGGAAGTCGGCGACGGTATTGCGCGGGTCTATGGCTTGTCGAACGCCATGGCCGGTGAAATGGTCGAATTCCCTGGAGGAGTGCGTGGACAGGTCTTCAACCTTGAAGAAAATTCTGTCGGCGTCATCATCTTGGGAGATTACCTCAAAATTTCCGAAGGGGACGAAGTCCGCAGCACCGGTGCATTGCTGTCAGTCCCGGTCGGCGATGCGGTCATCGGCCGTGTGATCGACCCGTTGGGTAACCCCCTCGATGGCAAAGGTCCCATCGTGGCGACCGAATCTCGCCCCGTGGAACATTTGGCAGCCGGTGTTGCCGGTCGTCAACCGGTTAAGCAACCGCTGCAAACCGGGATCAAAGCCATCGACGCCATGACCCCGATCGGCCGCGGCCAACGCCAATTGATCATTGGCGACCGAAAAACGGGTAAAACCGCCGTCGCGCTCGATACGATCATTAACCAAAAAGGCGGCGACGTGATTTGCGTCTACGTCGCTTGCGGACAACGCGCAGCCTCCATCACCGGTGTTGTCGAGGCCCTCGAAGCCGCCGGCGCCATGGACTACTCGATCGTCATTAGCGCCACCGCTAGTGATCCCGCCCCGCTGCAATACATCGCTCCCTATGCCGGAGCTGCCATTGCCGAGCACTTCATGATGCAAGGCAAGCACACGTTGGTGGTCTACGATGACTTGTCGAAACAGGCCCAGGCCTATCGCCAGTTGTCGCTGCTCATGCGGCGTCCACCGGGACGCGAAGCCTATCCGGGCGACGTCTTCTACTGTCACAGCCGTTTGCTCGAACGAGCCGTGAAACTCAGCGACGAATTGGGCGGCGGTTCGATGACGGCTTTGCCGATCATTGAAACGCTGGAAGGTGAAGTCTCTGCCTACATTCCCACAAACGTGATTTCAATTACCGACGGCCAGATTTATCTGGAACCGGACTTGTTCTTCGCCGGTGTGCGTCCCGCTATTAACGTGGGTATCAGCGTCTCCCGTGTGGGTGGCAACGCGCAAACCAAAGCCATGAAAAAAGTCTCCGGCGGTTTACGTCTCGACTTGGCCGCCTTCCGCGAATTGGAAGCCTTCGCTCAGTTGGGGACGGAATTGGACAAAGCGACACAAGCGCAACTCGATCGCGGATACCGCATGGTCGAATTGCTCAAACAGCCGCAGTTCCGTCCGCTTGCCGTCCCCGACCAGGTGATGAGTATCTATGCGGGAACCAAGGGCTACTTTGACCAAGTCCCGGTGAATGACGTCCTCGCGGCGGAAGTTGAGATGCACCAGTTCATGGCCGAGCAAAAATCGGAAATTCGCGACAAAATTGCCGAGACCGGTGCCTTGGACAGCGAGACCGAAGAAGCCCTTAAAAGTGCGCTTGAGGAATTCAAAGTCCAATATGCCGCGGGCAAGTCCTCCGCCCCGGAGGCGGTCACGGCCTAA
- the atpE gene encoding ATP synthase F0 subunit C, giving the protein MKTVLVGMAAFLAATPVMAQDGSGSVLIEFSGALGTGLVVIGAALGISKLASAALESMARQPEVAGSIQTAMIIAAALIEGFTFYAIFVCSGQNPWGT; this is encoded by the coding sequence ATGAAAACTGTGTTGGTTGGTATGGCCGCCTTCTTGGCAGCCACTCCCGTTATGGCCCAAGACGGCTCTGGCAGCGTTTTGATTGAGTTCTCAGGTGCTTTGGGGACCGGCCTCGTCGTAATTGGTGCCGCATTGGGCATCAGCAAATTGGCATCCGCCGCGCTGGAAAGCATGGCTCGCCAACCCGAAGTCGCAGGTAGCATTCAAACGGCGATGATTATTGCCGCAGCGTTGATCGAAGGTTTCACCTTCTACGCCATTTTCGTTTGCTCCGGTCAAAACCCCTGGGGAACCTAG
- a CDS encoding F0F1 ATP synthase subunit epsilon has translation MAADGPLRLVVVTPEKTVLEQDVVSLRFALYDGQIGILPGRAPLLGRLGYGELQYTDPSGNSHSYFIDGGFVQVNGPVVSILTNQSIPAEKVDADAAQSKLEELNASRPTTDEEFASKDRDLLRTRQMLAVGKRF, from the coding sequence ATGGCCGCTGATGGCCCGTTACGTCTTGTTGTCGTTACACCGGAGAAGACCGTTCTGGAACAGGACGTTGTTTCGCTACGGTTTGCGCTATATGACGGACAAATCGGCATTCTGCCGGGACGGGCGCCGTTGTTGGGACGGCTGGGTTATGGTGAGTTGCAATACACCGACCCCAGCGGCAACAGCCACAGCTACTTCATTGATGGCGGCTTTGTGCAAGTCAACGGCCCGGTTGTTTCTATCCTCACCAATCAATCCATCCCGGCCGAAAAAGTTGATGCGGATGCGGCGCAGAGCAAACTCGAAGAGCTAAACGCCAGTCGCCCGACGACGGATGAAGAATTCGCCTCCAAAGACCGCGACTTATTGCGAACCCGCCAAATGCTTGCCGTCGGCAAGCGTTTCTAA
- the atpF gene encoding F0F1 ATP synthase subunit B, translated as MYAKFSIAALLVLGLALSPGFVFAEDDAKAEDHAAAHDPEHKEGHAGDHGHDDHHSIGTKGVDMSPAEFKSDLAIFTFVVFVLLLFILKKFAWGPIVAGLEKREGGIQQQIDDANDAHEKAKALLAKHEYQMDKAQDQVREILAEARRDAEHTREEMIAAAQSETEAMKNRAVNDINQARDQALDQLFSHMAKSVAEATEHVLGRTISESDDNKLIDDALAQFAPSKN; from the coding sequence GTGTACGCAAAATTTTCAATTGCCGCACTGTTGGTCCTGGGACTGGCTCTTTCGCCTGGTTTCGTTTTCGCTGAGGATGACGCCAAGGCAGAAGATCATGCCGCTGCGCATGATCCTGAACACAAAGAGGGTCACGCCGGCGACCATGGACACGATGATCACCACTCAATCGGCACCAAAGGTGTCGATATGAGTCCGGCTGAATTCAAGTCGGACTTGGCGATTTTCACGTTTGTAGTCTTCGTGTTGTTGCTGTTCATATTGAAAAAGTTTGCCTGGGGCCCCATCGTCGCTGGTCTCGAAAAACGCGAAGGGGGCATCCAACAGCAGATCGACGATGCCAACGACGCGCACGAAAAGGCCAAAGCCTTGTTGGCAAAGCATGAATATCAGATGGATAAGGCACAAGACCAAGTCCGTGAAATCTTGGCGGAAGCCCGTCGCGATGCCGAGCACACTCGCGAGGAAATGATTGCGGCCGCACAAAGCGAAACCGAAGCCATGAAAAACCGCGCGGTGAACGACATTAATCAGGCGCGGGACCAAGCCTTGGATCAACTCTTTTCGCACATGGCGAAGAGCGTGGCTGAGGCGACCGAGCATGTGCTGGGACGCACGATCAGCGAGTCGGATGACAACAAGCTGATCGATGACGCCTTAGCGCAGTTCGCACCCAGTAAGAATTGA
- a CDS encoding DUF4912 domain-containing protein, protein MTVDELKSQTRKDLAGMAKTRGVAGWHAMRKDELVKALSRLARKDRRKNGSTSRSSSLNGKRGRTATANGNSTNGNSPHGRMNGTKTSNPKNRNGSNGNGRHNHQGPLTAGISKNLASENGQDVALQDRLFVVAHDAFWLHALWELCPATIQRAEAGLAHEWHTAQPVIRVLDVSADENRRSVEKNVKDVAIHGGINHWYIEVANPPGVYQLQIGYLAASGRFFGLARSNVVTTPALGDCGIVDENWSKTAQQYENGHSQNGKRNGDTRIREMFDQQMRRPMSSHPLTDFLPNGARGGDDDSIDLDMGVELVVFGSATPGARLTISEENVDLREDGSFTIRLSMPEGRQVVPATITSSNGVKQQTVVLAVERNTKHLEARHFDGTEM, encoded by the coding sequence ATGACCGTCGATGAGTTGAAGTCACAGACCCGTAAAGATCTGGCCGGAATGGCCAAAACCCGTGGCGTGGCCGGCTGGCACGCAATGCGGAAGGATGAGTTGGTCAAGGCGCTAAGCCGTTTGGCTCGCAAGGACCGTCGCAAAAACGGCAGCACAAGCCGCTCATCATCGCTCAATGGCAAGCGGGGGCGGACCGCAACGGCCAATGGAAATTCGACAAACGGGAATTCGCCGCATGGGCGAATGAACGGCACCAAGACGAGCAACCCCAAAAACAGGAATGGCTCCAACGGCAACGGGCGACACAATCATCAGGGTCCGCTGACGGCCGGGATCTCAAAAAACCTTGCCAGCGAGAACGGACAAGACGTTGCCCTGCAGGACCGGTTATTTGTGGTCGCTCATGATGCCTTTTGGTTGCATGCTTTGTGGGAATTGTGTCCTGCAACGATCCAACGAGCTGAAGCGGGCTTGGCGCATGAATGGCATACGGCGCAACCGGTAATTCGCGTGCTGGACGTTTCGGCCGATGAGAACCGTCGCAGTGTGGAAAAAAACGTCAAAGATGTCGCGATTCATGGTGGGATCAATCACTGGTATATCGAAGTGGCCAATCCGCCGGGGGTATATCAATTGCAGATCGGTTATCTCGCCGCCAGCGGGCGATTTTTCGGTTTGGCGCGTTCCAATGTCGTGACCACACCCGCACTCGGCGATTGTGGGATTGTGGACGAAAACTGGAGCAAGACAGCCCAGCAATACGAAAACGGACATTCGCAAAACGGCAAGCGCAATGGCGACACAAGAATTCGGGAGATGTTTGATCAGCAGATGCGCCGGCCGATGAGCTCGCATCCACTAACCGACTTTTTACCAAACGGCGCGCGGGGCGGAGACGACGATAGCATCGATTTAGATATGGGGGTTGAGTTGGTCGTATTTGGCAGCGCGACTCCCGGTGCGCGGCTCACCATTTCTGAGGAAAATGTCGACTTGCGCGAAGATGGTTCGTTCACGATTCGGTTGAGTATGCCGGAAGGGCGGCAGGTTGTGCCGGCGACCATCACGTCGTCCAACGGAGTCAAGCAACAAACCGTGGTCCTGGCAGTCGAGCGGAACACAAAACACCTCGAAGCGCGGCATTTTGACGGTACCGAAATGTGA
- a CDS encoding AtpZ/AtpI family protein: MPPDDQNKRSPAAIGYEWVSRVTTVCLEMVLPGIGGQWLDERWGTNYLTLLGLVIGVTVGITHLLAMTKQAERSKKDKDSQD; this comes from the coding sequence GTGCCGCCCGACGACCAAAACAAACGCTCACCCGCAGCCATCGGTTACGAATGGGTTTCGCGAGTGACAACGGTATGCCTGGAAATGGTTCTGCCAGGAATTGGTGGGCAATGGCTGGATGAGAGGTGGGGGACGAATTACCTTACCTTGCTGGGGTTAGTGATTGGGGTCACGGTGGGGATCACACATCTGCTGGCGATGACAAAGCAGGCAGAGCGATCCAAAAAAGATAAAGATTCTCAAGATTGA
- the atpB gene encoding F0F1 ATP synthase subunit A, with translation MADPVLHIKDSYYFEVPRMFWRHDYEDLSQVPKYLREAHPDTTVEEFNDALHGKILIPQPFGTPANHHDPATGFCISKFMIIEVVVAIILVLIFTKLAKLISTGERPRGIFWNMFESVLLYVRDHIARPAIGLHDADKFVPLLWTIFFFVLFCNLFGLLPWAGSPTGAFGVTLTLAFVIFGAGLIAGMQKFGPVGYWLNQVPTMDLPWYVAPLKLLIFAIEVLGMFIKHAVLGIRLLANMVAGHLVLLGIMGLIAAAAAAPLANWSLVATIGILGSTIFSLLELFVSFLQAYIFTFLSALFIGASVHHH, from the coding sequence ATGGCTGATCCGGTCCTGCACATAAAAGACAGTTACTACTTCGAAGTGCCGCGCATGTTTTGGCGGCACGATTACGAAGATCTTAGCCAGGTCCCGAAATACCTGCGTGAAGCGCATCCGGACACGACTGTTGAGGAATTCAACGATGCCTTGCATGGCAAGATTTTGATTCCGCAACCGTTTGGGACCCCGGCCAACCATCACGACCCGGCTACCGGGTTTTGCATCTCGAAGTTCATGATCATTGAAGTGGTCGTGGCGATCATCTTGGTGCTGATCTTCACAAAGCTGGCGAAATTGATTTCCACCGGGGAACGTCCTCGCGGAATCTTTTGGAATATGTTCGAATCCGTCCTGCTCTATGTGCGGGACCATATCGCACGCCCTGCGATCGGACTACACGATGCGGACAAATTCGTGCCGCTGCTGTGGACGATTTTCTTTTTCGTGCTGTTTTGCAATCTCTTCGGCCTGCTTCCCTGGGCCGGATCTCCAACCGGAGCCTTCGGCGTCACGTTGACCTTGGCGTTTGTGATCTTCGGAGCGGGGCTGATTGCAGGAATGCAAAAGTTTGGTCCCGTCGGCTACTGGTTGAATCAGGTGCCCACCATGGACCTGCCTTGGTATGTCGCGCCGTTGAAGCTGTTGATTTTTGCGATTGAAGTATTGGGAATGTTCATCAAGCATGCTGTGCTCGGTATTCGACTCTTAGCGAATATGGTCGCAGGCCACTTGGTGTTATTAGGAATCATGGGGTTGATCGCAGCGGCAGCAGCAGCCCCGCTTGCCAACTGGAGCCTCGTGGCCACCATCGGCATTTTAGGCTCGACGATCTTTAGCCTCCTCGAGTTGTTCGTGTCGTTTCTACAAGCCTATATCTTTACCTTTCTGTCGGCATTATTTATCGGTGCCTCCGTTCACCACCACTAG
- a CDS encoding replication-associated recombination protein A, translated as MKGLFDDQEREFRESAKPLAARMRPRSLDEFIGQAHFLGPGKLLRRMLQADRISSVIFYGPPGTGKTSLAQLIAANTRSQFAQLNAAASGVKELRAALDAARRRLEGSGERTVLFIDELHRFNKSQQDVLLPDVEEGVVSLVGATTQNPFFSLVSPLVSRSQIFEFKSVPAAEIRSVLQRALKDSERGLGEHRIQADDEALDFLADICDGDVRRALTALEIAALSIAGSGQTLDLAVAQESIQKKAIQYDADGDEHYDAASALIKSMRGSDPDAAIYWLARMLEAGEDPRFLARRIVIAAAEDVGNADPQALVLANAAAQATEFIGLPECRIPLAQAVTYIATAPKSNASYAAVNAAMEDIRTKRIIPVPKHLKDAHYGGAKQLGHGEGYQYAHNSEAGWVDQDYLGVDRTYYEPVDRGFEAEIRRRLAKIAERRGGAEG; from the coding sequence TTGAAGGGACTCTTCGACGACCAGGAACGTGAGTTCCGAGAGTCGGCAAAACCGCTCGCTGCACGGATGCGTCCTCGCTCGCTCGACGAATTCATCGGCCAAGCGCATTTTCTCGGCCCGGGCAAACTGCTGCGGCGGATGCTGCAGGCCGACCGCATTAGCTCCGTCATCTTCTACGGACCACCGGGCACCGGCAAAACGTCGCTGGCCCAACTCATCGCCGCCAACACGCGATCGCAGTTCGCGCAGTTAAACGCAGCCGCCTCCGGTGTCAAAGAGTTACGCGCCGCCCTGGATGCCGCCCGCAGGCGGTTGGAAGGTTCCGGCGAGCGGACTGTGTTGTTCATCGATGAATTGCACCGCTTCAACAAATCGCAACAAGATGTGTTGTTGCCCGATGTCGAGGAAGGAGTCGTCAGCCTCGTGGGGGCGACGACGCAGAATCCGTTTTTCTCTCTGGTCTCCCCGCTGGTCAGCCGCAGCCAGATTTTTGAATTCAAATCGGTCCCGGCCGCTGAGATTCGCAGTGTGCTACAGCGGGCGCTAAAGGATTCTGAACGAGGATTGGGCGAGCACCGCATCCAAGCCGATGACGAAGCACTCGATTTTTTAGCCGACATCTGCGATGGCGATGTGCGACGGGCGCTGACCGCCTTGGAAATCGCCGCCTTGTCGATCGCAGGCAGTGGGCAGACGTTGGACTTGGCTGTCGCACAGGAATCGATTCAGAAGAAGGCGATTCAATATGACGCCGACGGCGATGAACATTACGACGCAGCCAGCGCGCTGATTAAAAGCATGCGGGGCAGCGATCCCGATGCGGCGATCTATTGGCTGGCACGGATGCTCGAAGCGGGTGAAGATCCGCGCTTTTTAGCACGACGCATCGTCATCGCCGCCGCCGAAGATGTCGGCAATGCCGATCCACAAGCGCTGGTACTGGCCAACGCCGCCGCACAGGCAACCGAATTCATCGGCCTGCCCGAATGCCGCATCCCCCTGGCGCAAGCTGTGACCTACATCGCCACCGCCCCCAAATCCAACGCCTCCTACGCCGCCGTCAACGCCGCGATGGAGGACATCCGCACAAAACGCATCATCCCGGTCCCCAAGCACCTCAAGGATGCACACTACGGCGGCGCGAAACAATTGGGGCACGGCGAAGGTTATCAATACGCCCACAACTCCGAAGCGGGCTGGGTGGATCAGGATTACTTGGGGGTGGACCGGACGTATTATGAGCCGGTGGACCGTGGGTTCGAAGCGGAGATCCGTCGTCGGTTGGCGAAGATTGCGGAGCGGCGCGGGGGTGCGGAGGGGTAG
- the atpG gene encoding ATP synthase F1 subunit gamma → MAKARAILKRLKAVKNIRKITRTMELIATARFKRAMDRATEAAAYTRKISELVADLAEAGGELDHPLLKAHETRENRILLVLTSNRGLCGGYNASVLRNVQREIVASRETDEQLQLEVSGKRGLNFMKFKKYDVDRSYTHFEDKPTFEEVDELAQRYIDDYCAGKLDALDVAYVRFETASRQTAIVETLLPLGKVTDELAEQSDASERKSSVQYEFMPSPQEILEEVLPAAFKAKLLKCFLDSAVSEQIARMVAMKGATENAGEMISDLSQNYNRARQSQITSELSEIIGGAAALE, encoded by the coding sequence ATGGCTAAAGCTCGAGCAATTCTGAAACGGCTCAAAGCGGTCAAGAACATCCGCAAAATTACGCGGACGATGGAATTGATCGCGACCGCCCGCTTCAAACGGGCAATGGACCGCGCCACCGAGGCCGCCGCCTATACGCGCAAGATCTCAGAACTTGTTGCCGACTTGGCTGAGGCGGGAGGCGAGTTGGATCACCCTCTGCTCAAAGCTCACGAAACCCGAGAAAATCGTATCCTGCTCGTCCTCACTTCCAATCGTGGTTTGTGCGGCGGTTACAACGCGAGCGTGTTGCGAAATGTTCAACGTGAGATTGTTGCCAGTCGGGAAACCGACGAGCAACTGCAACTGGAAGTCTCCGGGAAACGTGGCTTGAATTTCATGAAATTCAAGAAATATGACGTCGATCGCTCGTATACGCATTTCGAAGACAAACCGACATTCGAAGAAGTTGACGAACTAGCCCAACGCTACATCGACGATTATTGCGCCGGAAAGCTGGATGCGTTGGACGTCGCCTATGTTCGCTTCGAAACCGCATCACGGCAAACGGCAATCGTCGAGACCCTACTTCCGCTTGGGAAAGTCACCGACGAATTGGCTGAACAGTCCGATGCCTCGGAACGTAAATCTTCCGTGCAATACGAATTCATGCCCTCTCCGCAAGAGATTCTCGAAGAGGTCCTCCCGGCGGCATTTAAGGCCAAGCTGCTCAAATGCTTCCTCGACAGTGCCGTCAGCGAGCAAATTGCACGTATGGTCGCCATGAAGGGTGCCACGGAAAACGCGGGCGAAATGATCAGCGACCTGTCACAGAATTACAACCGCGCCCGTCAATCACAAATCACCTCCGAACTCAGCGAAATCATCGGCGGTGCGGCGGCGTTGGAATAA
- a CDS encoding FHA domain-containing protein: MNQSTKRLTFPENAVVTGDTFLTLQVSRGKTNFPHRPVTVPHFAIGAGSGCDMVLGDSNVPAIHTILLVDGGCVIAETIAHSPLLKVNGNVIKTAILEDGDVLTIGGFQFAIHLNHEAIAQTLESDTQTPLDLQDLESECELDDGELSAAELVDRLESEMAMVDQFERQIQTGQAALLQSAINRNTHRESTADPVHSAIAPRHIIHSGHTLRGPRSRRHSESDERVVDEFERVRLELEDFSTDLEQRIHQVNHREDNIDAATKELAEAQNKLVAQLGLLLEQIAAQQPADAPRAIA; the protein is encoded by the coding sequence ATGAATCAATCAACCAAACGATTAACCTTTCCCGAAAATGCGGTCGTCACCGGCGACACATTTCTGACACTTCAAGTCAGTCGTGGAAAGACGAATTTCCCCCACCGCCCGGTCACCGTTCCACACTTCGCCATTGGCGCAGGCAGTGGATGCGACATGGTATTGGGCGACTCCAACGTTCCAGCGATCCATACAATTCTCCTCGTGGACGGGGGATGCGTGATCGCCGAAACCATCGCCCACTCGCCACTGTTGAAGGTCAACGGCAATGTGATCAAGACGGCGATTCTTGAAGATGGCGACGTGCTGACGATTGGTGGATTTCAATTTGCCATCCATCTCAATCACGAAGCCATCGCACAAACCTTAGAGTCGGATACGCAGACTCCCCTAGATCTACAGGATCTGGAAAGTGAATGCGAACTCGACGATGGGGAACTCTCCGCCGCCGAACTCGTAGACCGTTTGGAATCCGAAATGGCCATGGTCGATCAATTTGAACGCCAAATCCAAACCGGCCAAGCGGCGCTATTGCAATCAGCCATCAACCGCAACACGCACAGGGAATCAACTGCGGATCCCGTGCATTCCGCAATCGCACCGCGTCACATCATCCATAGCGGACATACATTGCGGGGACCACGTTCCCGTCGGCACAGTGAATCCGACGAACGCGTAGTCGACGAATTCGAACGGGTCCGTTTGGAGTTGGAAGACTTTTCCACCGACCTCGAACAACGCATTCACCAGGTCAATCACCGCGAAGACAATATCGATGCGGCGACCAAAGAACTGGCTGAGGCGCAAAACAAACTGGTCGCCCAACTCGGCCTGTTACTCGAACAGATTGCCGCACAACAACCGGCGGACGCCCCACGGGCCATTGCCTAA
- the atpH gene encoding ATP synthase F1 subunit delta: MNDATSKIRVASVLEDPSARAIAKVYSGAFLGAIGDGDAAGHLEELVSFIEDVVDAHPNFATILLSQMVSKDDKVSILERVLPGHGSDILLNFLRVLATHDRLDLLPLIAQEAQLQFETTNGQGRVQITSAKPLSDAQLQNITQSLKTKLSFDPIIEPQVDPTVLGGLVIQIGNIIHDGSIKTQLKSLRGRLQQRSLHEIQSGRDRFSTPEGN; the protein is encoded by the coding sequence ATGAACGACGCGACCTCCAAAATTCGAGTGGCCAGTGTACTGGAAGACCCCAGTGCCCGTGCCATCGCCAAAGTCTATTCCGGCGCCTTTTTGGGTGCCATCGGCGATGGCGATGCCGCCGGACATTTGGAGGAATTGGTGTCGTTCATCGAGGACGTCGTCGATGCCCATCCCAATTTCGCGACAATCCTGTTATCGCAGATGGTCAGCAAAGACGACAAAGTCTCGATTTTGGAACGCGTACTGCCGGGTCACGGTAGCGACATCCTATTGAATTTTCTCCGCGTCCTGGCTACGCATGACCGGCTCGATTTGTTGCCGCTCATCGCCCAGGAGGCGCAATTGCAATTCGAAACAACCAACGGCCAAGGGCGTGTGCAAATCACCTCCGCCAAGCCACTCTCGGATGCGCAATTGCAAAATATCACGCAGTCCTTAAAGACCAAATTATCTTTCGATCCCATTATCGAACCGCAAGTCGATCCCACGGTCCTGGGCGGGCTGGTGATTCAAATCGGTAATATCATCCACGACGGTTCCATTAAAACACAATTAAAATCACTGCGGGGCCGCTTGCAGCAGAGGAGTCTCCATGAAATTCAAAGCGGACGAGATCGCTTCAGTACTCCAGAAGGAAATTGA